The stretch of DNA cagCTGACTTTTATCTAGACAATGGAACATGGATAACCAAGTTCCAGTAGTTATGTTCATTAAGGTATGCATGCATTAGATTCACAATAAGGAAAACCTAATTTAGAGATACCACAACCCTTTGCTTCTTctgagttttgtgtaaaatatagTAAATGTGCATCatagaaaaaacaaagtgtatGCGGTGAAGAAAAATGCGTTGCTTTCTCGACAATGCATTGACCTTGAGCACGCCATCTTGCAGCTGGCCCAGAATGTGATCGAACTGAACAACCAGATGCAGCAAAAGGACAAGGAGATTCAGAGCAATGAGAGCAAGTGAGTCTGCGGTCATCGCCTGCGTCAGTCTGTGTGCTCATCTGTGCTCATCtgtgatagtttttttttttttttttgcttgagctcactctgccccctgctggcaggaTGCTGCAGTACCAGCAGCGTATCTCTGAGCTGGAGGCGGAATGCAGGGAGCTGTGCAGCAGCCTTCAGGAGCTGGAGCAAGCCAATCAGACGCTGAAGGACGAGTACGACGCCCTGCAGATCACCTTCAGCGCCCTGGAGGAGAAGCTGCGCCGCACCACTGAGGACAACCAGGAGCTGGTCTCCCGCTGGATGGCAGAGAAGGCCCAGGAGGCCAACCGCCTCAACGCTGAGAACGAGAAGGACAGCAGGTGACCCTCAGGGTGGGAGACAGACCGCAGGGGGTGCTCAGGACAAGGGtaggagagacagcaggtgaCATttagggtgagagagagagacaggccaCAGGTGACCCTcagggcgagagagagacacagtagGTGACCCTTAGGATGAGGATAGGAGAGACAGTAGTTGACCCGcttggtgagagagagagaccctcaGTGTGGGAGTAAAAGGAAGCGCAAGTAACGGAACGGGGTGAGATttacagagacagcaggaaTCAGTCTGTTTCCTGATGTTGGAGGGAAGGGGTGAGAACGTGTAGTCTGGTCAGTGCAGACTGTTTTACTTGAcagtttcatttctgtgtgtgtgtgtgtgtgtgtgtgtgtgcgtgcccgcattcgtgtgtgtgtgagtgacatgTCTGTCACTGTTGTTTCTGTAACGGACCTCTcactatgtgtgtctgtgtctgtaaacaaaagcTTTCTGTTTTCCAGGCGCAGACAGGCCAAACTACAAAAGGACCTGGCAGAGGCAGCAAAGGAGCCCCTGCCACTCGACCCgtgagtgtttctctgtgtatgtgtgtgtatgtgtgtgtatgttgagtACGACCTCAGTGATGGGCGCGTTTCCCACAGGGACGACGACATCGAGGTCCTGCAGGAGGACACTGCAGAGGCGACGGGCGAGACCTCCCCTGGCAGGGCGATCAGCCGCACTCCGAGGTAGggctgtgggcggggccaggcGTATACGGGGGAGGGGCTTTGTGCACCACAGGTAAAGCTGGATTCATGATGACtcacctcactctctcctctcctctcctccctctctctgtctcttcctcccttcctctctctcagcaggcGTATCTCCCAGCCGCCCCAAGCGGGTATCCTGGACTCTATCTCCAACATCTTTGGGTATGGTGAGGTTGGCTTGGTGTGAGTCATGCCACATACCTACTCCTTAAGCATGGCTTTAATGAATAGTAGAAGCAttcttgcatttacatttacatttattcatttggcagacgcctttatccaaagcgacttacataggttacagttctttacaatgttatccatttatacagctggatatttactgaggcaattgtgggttaagtaccttgcccaagggtacagcagcagtgtaccagcgaggattgaaccggcaacctttcggttacgagtcctgctccttaaccactatgctacactgccgctgtTCATATACACAGCTTTAGCCTGTAGTAAATATAGAGAAGCGTACTTAACAATTCTAGGCCTTGTTCCATCATACCTCTCTTGTGCTCCATTGCCTCTATCTAGCAAACTAGTAAGCAGTGCTGTGAATGGAAGAAATaatactgaaaactgaaactgaactgaaaactcCTCCAGACTCAGATGAACTTTGAGATTAGGGTTGTTATCTGATGTGACAGgattgtgtgtgcctgtgtgtttgtatgtgtgtgcatgcacgtgtatgtgtgtgagaaggtATCAGGTTGTATGTGTGCATAAGCATGTGTGTCTGGTGTgataggtttgtgtgtgtgtgtgtctgatgtttGGCTTGTGTGTGCTTATCCTAGCAGGCGTCGTTCAGTGAACAGTTCCCCAGACAGCACAGAGGTAGAGACGCACACAGGGGTGTGTGCAGAGGTGCGCCTGCCCTCCACTGCCCTGCATACCTTTGTGAGTATCTGGCTTGCCGCACGGATGCACACGAGCACTCTTCCATACTACCCCACCTCACTTCACCTCTACCCAACACAAGGACATTCTGCATTCAGTTCACATAATGCACAGCTCATTGAAGGCACCCTGTAGTTAGggataattgtgtttttttgcaagCCAGCTGTTTGTGCATCATTGTAACGGGTATTGCAGCTTAAAAGAATACAAATGACCTTAggtgtcattttatttacataaagtGTTAAACAAAGTGATGTATTCACTTGCCAGGGAGCAGCTAATACTCCACACTGTTCAAAAATTAGTTTTATGTAATTAGTAACCATTCATTTCCCATGGAGAAATGCACTGCTGTCGGAGCTGTGTCTAGAAGTTCTGTGCTTTTATAGTGCAGTAGTGCTGCAGTTATGTATGGTAACTGTATTTAAATTGATTGATTTGTATGAATGTATTACTGCAAGCATTAAGTGCAATTATCACTTTATTACCAAAGTactgtcagagagaaacagatctTTCTCCCTGGTCTCTGAAATGAAGCCTGTGTTCCTGGCCCTTCTGATGAAGTACCTCATTATTAATGGCTAAATCTGATCCAGTGGTCTGCAGCTCACGGCCCGTGGTTCTGTTACAATCCTAAGATGCACACAGTATTTaaaatggggggtggggggctttgaaagaaaagaggagagactgtgtgtgtttgtgtgtgagtgtatgagagagagagtgtgtatgtgtctgtctgattATTCCAGGTATGTGGCTCTGTGTATAGCTGATGTAggggtgtctgtgtttctgactgactgatgtttgtgtgtctttgtgcctgatgcatgtgtgtgtgtgtgtgtgtgcgcgtgtggcTGACACAAGTGTATGTGTCTCTGCAGGATGCCCATGATGGAGAGGTCaatgcagtgtgtttcagtccTGGGTCTCGCCTCCTGGCTACAGGCGGGATGGATCGCAGGGTCAAGCTCTGGGAGGTGGTCTCTGGTACAATTCAAAATAaaccttgtgtgtgtttgtgtgtgtgtgtatgtgtttgtgtgtgtgtgtgtggaggtcaGTGATGCAGTATGAATCATCTGCTGCTATAATGAGTAGTGTTGGGTGCATGGGATCTTGGCGTATTGGATCACTTCTCAGCATGTACCTCTTGAAAAGTTTGGGTTTGCACTGGTGATGGACATCCAACACAGCTAATCATGAACTGGTATTTTGGTggtgggtggagctggagccTGCTCTGAAGCTCTGAGTGCTCCAGTAGTAGATGCAGTTTTTTAAATCTCAGAttgtcccctctcctctcctggcaGGACGCTGTCAGCTGAAAGGGGCTCTTACTGGAAGCAACGCCGGGATCACAAGCATAGAGTTTGACAGTGCAGTGAGTAAACCCCCTACACCACCTACACCTCCCTCTACACCCTCAGGGAGGCAGGTCACCTGGctttgaccaaaaaaaatccTATATTTAAACTATGCTAGTCTTCAAAGCAAATTTTAGTTAAAAATGAGATAAAAGTCATTGGAGTCTTATAGTTATATTCACAGATGTGTCTCATGCACTTTTTATGGCCTACTACAGGTGTACGTTGTGTCTGTTGCTTAGGGATCCTACTTACTTGCGGCCTCCACTGACTTTGCCAGCAGGATCTGGACTGTCGATGATTTCAGGCTGCGAGTGAGTaccttaacacacacacgcacacacacactcacatgcatacacacaaacccatcAGGAGGGTATGAGTCTGTTTGATAGATATTTATGGTGATGCGGTGTTGCCTTTGATAGGTGTAGATCTTATTGTGAAGGATAGGTAAGCACAAAAATCAGGGAAAAACCTCAACCTTACAGTGAGATTTGAATTAGTAGGTGAAACCCTGGTAAGGTGATGCAACATGAAGATCACAGATTGTAAAAAGTAGTGGCTTTGATATATACTCTACAATTTTCACCAAAGCACATTTTGAATAACAGTCTTGCTGAACGAACTGACCTGCATAGAATCATAATGTACTGTTTAAGTAGTTTAGTATTGCCCCAGCTGGACGGCACAGCGTACAgcttcatccctctctccccagcacaCCCTCACGGGACACAGTGGAAAGGTGCTGTCTGCCCGCTTCCTGCTGGACAACGCCCGCATCGTCTCCGGCAGCTACGACCGTACACTCAAACTCTGGGACCTGCGCAGCAAAGTCTGTGAGAaccaagtctctctctctccctttctttcctctccccctcacttcACTTCAGGTTTTTACAGTCAGGACATTAATTGTATACAGTATGGTCAAAGCTTACAATTAGGCATCATGAATGTGAGTTGAATGGTAGGGTAAAGGTACAACTAATATAGCTAATATAGTCACGCCTCTTACCCTTCTATCTGTCTAtgctccttcttcctctcccccgTCTCTCAGGTATGAAGACAGTATTTGCAGGCTCCAGCTGCAATGACATAGTGTGTACAGAGCAGTGTGTCATGAGCGGACACTTTGATAAGAAAGTGCGCTTCTGGGACATTAGGTGAGACATACCGTATGTATCGGTCTGATGGCTTTGTGAGGGCTTGGTTCTGtctgattggctctgtgtgGATTTGTTGTGGTCAGGTCAGAGTGCATCGTGCAAGAGCTAGAACTGCAGGGCCGGGTTACATCCTTGGATCTGAACCACGACCGGACTGAACTTCTTACCTGTTCGCGTGACGACCTGGTGAAGATCATCGATCTGCGTAGTAACGCCGTGCGGCAGTCCTTCAGGTGACTTCCTGTTACAGCTTCAATGCTACCAAATGTTTCAAAGTCCTGGTTCACTGCATGCTTCTGCTCCTGCAGTTTATGTGGACAGATGAATGGAAACGAATGTAGctagaacataagaacatgtATATAGCAtagcaagctttttttttttagcaatttgTTTAATATTACACTAAGAAAGAGCCGTAAAGCTGGCAGCCCAGTCATTGTGGTGTGATAACAAATGTCAGTGACTTTTAAATTTTGAAACTGACCCCAGGCAGGACTGTGATAACTTACTTCAGCCTCATACCGGAGCCCACAACCATAGTTATCACACCTGCCGCCAGGCACAACAAACAGTGTGAGGATGGGAGTTGTCAATTTGTATTTCAATTTAGAAACAAATGGCTGCTTGTGGACAAATGTTTTATCTTTAAAGCATCAACTGTTTAGCAAAGTAGACAACGTACTCATAGcttgcaaaaaagtaaaatagctGTTTGTTTAGCTATAGTTCACTATAGCTGGTTATAGCTCTTTAGGCAGTGTTCATTTTCCCTTGAGTAGCAAGGGTGGTGAGATGAGTCACAGATGATCACACAGAGAGAGTTTAAACACTGGCATATGCCAGCCTCGCCGCTGCCAGCACTGCACCGCCCGCTTTTTagattgcttttgttttacagGTTTAGGTCCTCAGGTTCTGGTAGTAGAAAAGAGACAGTAGCTCCCAAACCTAAAACTCGCTACTAAAGCATCAGAATGCTTTTGATCTTTCATTTGGAACATCATAAGgggcaaaaatgtaaatattgccaACTTGAATGTACTTGCAGCAAACCAGAACAAACAGAGATCACGACACCttatttttatctcttttttttccaaagtgctCAAGGCTTCAAGTGTGGAGCAGACTGGACCAGGGTAACGTTCAGGTTAGAGCTTATTGGCGGGAGGGGAAGTTATAATTCTGTGTGCTGTCCGAGAGACTGAGATGATTGGAGTGTTTGATTTGGTAATCTGAGAATGTATTTTAGActctgtgatttgtgtgtgtatgttttttgtgcatggtgcatgcgtgtgtgtgtgttttgactcTGATTCTATTCTGTCTTCAGTCCTGATGGTTGTTATGTGGCGGCTGGTTCGGCGGATGGAACCCTATTCGTGTGGAATGTGCTGACGGGGAAGTTGGATCGGACCCTGGACAAAAACCACAGGTAAATCCTGCTGCTCTGATCTGATTGGTCCCCTCTCAGGTTGCTCCGTAGTGATTGGTCCTCTGCTGTGTTGACCATGTTCATGGTTCTCTTACAGCTCTGCCATCAATGCAGTGTCCTGGTCTCCGTCGGGGGCCTACGTCGTCAGCGTGGAGAAGGGGAGCAAGGCCGTCCTGTGGTCTgacatctgattggctgacagacTGCCCAGCCCACCTGCGGGGTGCTGCCTCCTGATTAGTCAGCATAGAAAGGGTGGAAGAGTTGTCTCCAGGGTGGAAGAGTTGTCTGACCATCCTATCAGACAAACCCCCTGTCTGAGGTCACACTGGGgagcgaccccccccccatgtgacTGCAGCATGGGGAGCAGGACGAGGGGTCAGGAGTGGCGTGCTCACACATTGTGCTGCAGGAACCACGCTGGCTGAGGCCCGGTTGTCCCTCACACACTGTAGCTGCTCAGTTCGGCTCTCCAGTCAGCCTGTTTTACGCTGTCACTGCATACAGCATGATGGCAGTTTCTCACATCAGCTCATGCCGCATACAGTCTGGCTGCGCTGACCGCACGTCACATACTGCGGCAGTGTTTGTGAGAGATTGACTGTTGGTTAAGCTCATTCATCCACATTTTCCACACTACTTGCCAGTAAAACCACTTGAAGGTGACTCCATTAGACCTGCCTTTCACCTGGCCAGCTATATGCCATTTTCCAGTTAAATGCAATCTGAAAATTCACTCAGTGCTGAGTTGAAATTGGTTTTGTCGGTATAACATTTCAAGCTGTGCAAATCAGAACATCCCAGCCtgagagaaaataataaatacacagcaataATCATAGTAAGTGTAATAAGCGGTGCAATTATGAGTTGGCTACGATTGTGAAATGACGTGCCTGCTGAACCCACCACACTTATGCTGGCTAACTGCAGCATACCCTACCCATCTGCAGACCTTTGCAGGGAAATCAGGCCATGCTAGCCTAAATGGATAATGGAATATTCACCATTTGGCAAAATGCCCTCCCCATCAaatactgccacctagtgttTTGTGCAGTACTGCACTGTGTATGCTACAAATTCTGGGATTTATCTTCTACACAAAGGGCTCTCGTCTCCAGcatggtgtgtctgtgagtgaacACATCACGGTTGTTGGTGTTTacattgcatgtgtttttggtCGAATGAGTCAGCCTTTGCTGGACAGAGCTACAGTGTGACACTTAGGGATTGACACCAAGAAATTCCTTTACAACTCCAATAATCCTTTCAAATGTAACAAAGAAAACGtaaacatttattatatatgttCATATGTTGATATACATATCTCACTATACAGATGTATTTATGTGACTTCTGACAagagtgtgtgatgtgtgtccTGTTTGGTGTAATATTTATGCATGTCATGTTGTCTCATTTGGCTCTCTGTAGTTCTCCTTTCTGGCCTCTAGGAGGCAGTGCAACTGGAGCAGTGGGAGGCAGGTTGTGTTCAGACTATTTCTCCCCATATTGAAACAAATAGCGGACCTGGTACATAGCAGTGCCCATGTTTGGAGCTCAAGAGCAGGATCCCCAAACAGCAGCTGGTGGCTAAAACTTGGCCTGCAAAACTGAATCTCGATGACTGGTGGTCATGGCTGTCTGCAGTGagacattttcactttgtggtCTTACTGAGCAACAGATCCTGACTGTACTTCAAGGGTGGTTCATTGTAGTACCAACCACAGACGTTTTGATTCTTGGAAAGCTCAAGGTGTCCAAGTAATGCTCCAATCACATACTGTATTGTTGGCATATGAACAGAGCTCACATTAGCAGTTTAAGAGGAACACTGTGTAATAACTATCATCATAATTGCTCTCTTCTTCATAAATAGAGTTGAAAATCTTTGAAGTACAGGTAGTCAGTCTGCATTGGGTTTTATAGTCACATTCCTACCAGTTCCTCTGGAACACTGCTGACCATGGTCTCCAAGTTGTCAGCCTATAGAAACAGTTTAATACACTGAGCCAAGCTGTCTGtgtggcttttgtgtgtgtgtgtgtgtgtgtgtgtgtgtgtgtgtgtgtgtgtgtgtgtgtgtgtgtttgttagtggagacagtcttgttttatttattcttgtaTTTACTGCTCAGCTTGAGGGCTCTTGTGAGCCTAAGCTTTACCAGGTGTGGGATTCCGAAACACAGGCTGCATCCCAAtccacctcctctcctgtcacctTCACTGGACACCCCCTCGACGGGATGTTTTTctcaaaggaaaggaaatgtgcAGCTCATGGGTAGACATTTCTGACTccctgcaaacagaaaaaatattaaactaagCTCATAGTAACTGTGAGCCTCTAAGCCAACACCTGAAACTGAAGTCTGTGGGTATCAAGCACAGCTCTATACATCCACAGATCCGGAGATCCAACAGATGCAGTGGGTTAGCTGGCTAATTGTTGTCAGCTAGCTAATGTATAGACAGCTAGCTCTATCTGGTTAGGTATGAAAGCTAATAAATAGCTAGTAAATAAGCTAGCTGGTCCAGCCAGGTAGCTCCTTTATTTCAATATGAAGGCATGtttatgcatattatttttaatttatagcgatgacagaaaacatttacagcCCATGTGGTACTGtttacatttatgcaaatgttttttttttctctggatgaTTAAGCCCCTGGCCTCAGATGGGTGGTTTGAGCTGTCTCCCCCTATGACGAACAGTGATTGGTCATCGGCTTGCATTTGTCATTGTGCAGTCAACACCTGTGCAGACTTACTGACAGAGGACAGTTGGCACAACAACCCCCCTCGGTCAGATTTGACTCCTATTGTATTCAAATGACTGTGTAGTGGGTGGCAAGGGGAGTTAGCCAATGAGGATGTAGGGGGGAGATTGGGAAGCAGTCACAGACCCATTATATCCTCTTAACACTCCTGTCTCACAGTTTCCTCTCTAGTCTTTGTTTACATGTGACTGTGACGTGACATGTGAGAGTACTGTACCCAGACCATGTGGAAGCTGGTGtggtctctcttttttccctttcttcaaGCTCTATtggatgaaatatttttaataaagaacttttaaaagtaaaaacaaaatctctGTCTCACTTCCCTGCAGCCTTGTCAGAGAATAAGAGAGAATTTGAGACGTGTATCTTTCTGGTGTTGGATGTAGAGGGTTTggtgaatacacacacacaaatgtgagTTCTGTACATGTTGAAATATGTCCCTCCTTCAATGATATTTTATCAGTACTCCTGCAGTGTGGCAGGAgctgtctgttgtgttttaatgacatTCTTTTGTCAGCTTGTTCCCATTGCAGTTTCAGGTATATGACAGGTGTGGCTGTGCATCAGTACATCCTGTTATGTGGGGAGCAGAGAAATGTCTGCTCTTATCTGTTtggctgtaaatatttatgtaataaaatgttgtCATTTACTCATTGCTGGTGTGATCTCTGCTTCTTTGCTGCATCCACAGACTCTAGTTCCCTGCTCTTCCCACTCAGGAAAGCACCTTATATAAGCAagattttaaacaaaatcaTCTTTAAAAACAGGGTATTATACCTAAGTGATtgagaatgtaatgtaattttaatgtaacTATTGGTGATGTAGGGAAAACTAAGGTTGCGGTAAGTCAATGGGCAAAAGggaaattaacatttttcaagAGACAGATTCTGATTCCTTTGCAACACATCTGGATTCTAGTCAGGTCACAGGGAGCAGTGAAGAAGTAAGTAGCTCCTTATGCAAACTCATTCTGGAGGGGAGTACTTGAACAGGGTCAGGAGAGAGCTGTATACAGGCGCTCTGTGTCTcattgcaggtgtgtgttatTTGTGAAGTCCTCATTAGATTGTAGACTCTGATTTAGAGTTATGAAAGTAATCCCTGGCTGACCTCTCCTACAGTGCTGACAATGAGAACAACGGATTATGGCCGAGTTCCTTCCTGCTATGCCCAAAACAACtaaaccccctccctcccccctgccacaaccacacatgtacacacacaggaaatgccaATGTGTTGATACCTTATGTCTCATTATCCCATTCCACTAAACAACCATTGCCTTCCACTCTAACCAACTCCAGTAAACATACTCCCACTAATCAGCTGTCCTACACACATGccagcccccaccccctagTCTACACAAACGAATCCCTGCCCAATCAACGCTCTTACGCATATTAACACCCTTATCCACACATACCAAGTGAAATCTACCCtaatctacccccccccccacccccccaccccacacacacacacacgcacacacaaacacacaccttcccAGGAGCTGAATGAGAACACTCATGGAAATAAACTCATGGGATATGAGGTTTCAGAATCAGTTGATGTAgtgaacaacagcaacacactgatTGTGTAATTGTCTAACTTGTGTGACTCCAAACAATACTTTTTATTGCTGTTGAAGTTCTCCATTTTTTAACTACAAGACTCTAGTGATCCTCAAACCCCCATGATTACTTATCACCATTGTGTGATAAGTAATCATCAAAATAAATGGCAGTTATCAAaataactgccaaaataaatgaaacaattgaGTAAATAAGGGACACAATGTATATTGAAAGCAGGTacttccacacaggtgtggcTCCTGAGTTAATGAAACATCTCATCATGCTTAGGGTCATGTATAGCAATGTGGGGGTTGGCCCTGTTGCCCATGATTTTGGCTGCCATAGCTTAAGGAAGAGATTTTGTCTTTGAGTGATGCAAAGAACACGGCAGTGATAAATGTCacatggtcagatgagtcatccttcaccctGTTCTCAACAAGTGGTGCATGCTAAATTCTGACATGGTTTCGGTCCACTCAGTCTCTTAGAGGGCagtgtaaatgacaataaatacaaagccattGTGAGTGAAGGCCTTCATCCTATGGTGAAGCATTTCTATCCTAATGGGAGTGGTCTTTTCCAGGATGACAATTCCCCCATCCACACAGCATTGGTGGTCACTGAATCATTCGATGAGCGTGAAAACTATGTAAACCACATGCCATGGCCATCTGTCAGATTTCAACCCAGTTAAAAAGTAATGGGAGATTTTTGGAGTGACGCCCAAAGCAGGCTTTTTCACCACCATCAACAAAGCACCAAATACTGGAATTTCTCATGGAAGAATGGTGTTGCATCCCTCCACCAGAGTTCCAGACACTGGCAGAATTTATGCCAGGGCATATTGAAGCTGTTCTAGTGGCTTGTGGTGATCCACTGCTCTATtaagacactttatgttggCATTGCCTTTATTTTGGCTGTTACCTGCATATAGTATAAGACAGCATGCACGGAGATCAGATAAAGGGAAATTTAATTAGATTCCATTCTTTGGAGATAATCAGCGTACTACAAATGGGTCCTGTCTCCCATCACCCTCACTCACCAAAACTACTGAACACCAGCCAATGGCTGCACCTGTGCCCCAGATGTCTTGggcctgtctctccatctgctTCTTATAAATAAGTGCCCTGGACTGGTTACCATTTTTATCTGAGAGAGAATTTTATGTGCTGCTCTTCTTCTATGCGATTGATAGCAGTTTAATGCCTTTAATCTGCAAAAAGTGAGGAGACACCCATGAGCTGAATAGCTACCTACAAAATGTGAGCAGAGACTGAGTGATTCCCTTTATCTGCAATATGACATTAGCTGTGTCATGTTACCGATCCCTGCTGTGACCCTCTtgccccaacacacacacacacacggacacacacacagacacagacacagacacacacctgtcGGGTCACGGTCACGGTCATTGTGACTAATCTGTCTCCATGCTGACTGAGTGGAACTAGGGCAATCCCCTCAGCCTGGTCAGATCAAATGCACGACCTGGGGCAGGCTGGAGGTAAGgtaagatgtgtgtgtgtgtgtgtgtgtgtgtgtatgtgtgtgtgtgtgtgcatgtcagatGATCACATGATTGGAAAGGGATAATGAGGGACACACAGGATACATATACTGTCTCATAGCTCAGGCCTTTCCACTCCTTACCATTCCAGCATCCTCTTGACTTCACGTTCCACAGGTTAGTGCGTATGTGAATGTGGGTTACAATATCGTACATGCGTTGCATGCAGCAGCAGGCTGGGGTATAGGGGTAGCGCAGTTGAAGGAATTATTTCACAATTCCTTCcttcataattatttaataattgcCTTAGTAAGGCAAATTGACTGGCTCT from Megalops cyprinoides isolate fMegCyp1 chromosome 20, fMegCyp1.pri, whole genome shotgun sequence encodes:
- the LOC118795270 gene encoding autophagy-related protein 16-1-like isoform X1 — protein: MSGAGGPAERSWKRHVVEQLKQRDRVQRQAFEEIIHQYNRLLEKSDLQAVLSERLQTDKFDHQNRHDLSPGVDAGRADALLQEMAQIRIRHQEELTELHKKRGELAQNVIELNNQMQQKDKEIQSNESKMLQYQQRISELEAECRELCSSLQELEQANQTLKDEYDALQITFSALEEKLRRTTEDNQELVSRWMAEKAQEANRLNAENEKDSRRRQAKLQKDLAEAAKEPLPLDPDDDIEVLQEDTAEATGETSPGRAISRTPSRRISQPPQAGILDSISNIFGYGEVGLVRRSVNSSPDSTEVETHTGVCAEVRLPSTALHTFDAHDGEVNAVCFSPGSRLLATGGMDRRVKLWEVVSGRCQLKGALTGSNAGITSIEFDSAGSYLLAASTDFASRIWTVDDFRLRHTLTGHSGKVLSARFLLDNARIVSGSYDRTLKLWDLRSKVCMKTVFAGSSCNDIVCTEQCVMSGHFDKKVRFWDIRSECIVQELELQGRVTSLDLNHDRTELLTCSRDDLVKIIDLRSNAVRQSFSAQGFKCGADWTRVTFSPDGCYVAAGSADGTLFVWNVLTGKLDRTLDKNHSSAINAVSWSPSGAYVVSVEKGSKAVLWSDI